AACATTTCTATCATTTCTTCAAATGTCATTTATTCATCCTTTCTTTTACAAGTTTTTCAAATTCTTCCTCTGTTATAATTTTTATCCCGAGTTGTTGGGCTTTCTGTAATTTTGAACCGGGTTCACTACCGCATATAAGATAATCAGTTTTTTTTGAAACAGAATCGGTTACTTTTCCTCCAAGTTTTTTAATATAATCCTGTATTTCATTTCTTGAATAATTTTTTAATGTTCCAGTAATTACAAATGTCAAACCTGAAAGAATATCTTTTTTTTCTTCTG
The genomic region above belongs to bacterium and contains:
- the ligA gene encoding NAD-dependent DNA ligase LigA (this protein catalyzes the formation of phosphodiester linkages between 5'-phosphoryl and 3'-hydroxyl groups in double-stranded DNA using NAD as a coenzyme and as the energy source for the reaction; essential for DNA replication and repair of damaged DNA; similar to ligase LigB); protein product: EEKKDILSGLTFVITGTLKNYSRNEIQDYIKKLGGKVTDSVSKKTDYLICGSEPGSKLQKAQQLGIKIITEEEFEKLVKERMNK